The Asterias amurensis chromosome 20, ASM3211899v1 region TAAATCCATTCACGCGCTCCGTAATGCAGGAACATGATCTTTAACATTGTTCCCGTGTTATTGTTTAGACTTATAGCTGCTGTGGCACCAAAAACACGAGtaatgtatggtggccctgaacgTGAACCAGTATCTTATAAATATTGACGTCAATATTAATGGAATGTTTTGCAACTTTTCCCAACTTATTGTCTGCGACGCGAAGTGTGTTGTCATGCTCACGACTTTTTTGAACAATCTTGAAATGCCTCACTTTTCACCCCCAGCCCCAATCCCCACCCCctctataaaaacaaaaaaaatatatataatatattatattatatattaaataataaaccacaagggaaactgactgggtacatttttaaatgatttaggattgaacaatgAAAAAGTGACTAGAGCGGGGTTTGAActaacgacctccggtttaacgtgccggcgctctaccaactgagctatctagccctatgttgatggtctcccaattttgtcaatatctttgttcgggggtgcctgtcagaagccattaaaccgcaaactgccgtgtagccagggatcccacccgggtaacgatacaacctgggaagcggcagacaggggatcaccttaaggggatgcgactttttatatcagatatcaaataatatattatattatatatatatatatagtaaTTGCATAAATCGTTTCTAGCTCTGGTTTATGAGATCACGGGGCTCTGTATTTATCATCAGAATCCTTCATTTCATCCCCTTCTTTTAAGCTGCTGCtatacataataattgttatacTTGGAAGTTTGTTCACGCACGAGCAATATCAATTATCTTGCAACGCCATGTACGTCGGCTATCTCGTAGGGAAAATATCAATTGTTGTAGAATTGTGTCCTTTAATAAGAGAGGCGACCAAGCATGAAGGAACACAGTCCTTGAATGGCAACCGTTTTCGATGTACAAACACTCGGCAACGTGCGCAAGTATACAGAATCTGTATCTAAAACCTTGTAACCACTTCAGTTGAAGGTAGGTCTACTGTACTGTTTGAAAACCCAGCTTGTGCCGAATGCCGTCATGCGAGGCAAGCCCGGAATGTGTGACATTTGAAAATACAAAACAGTTCTGGCTTTTTGATAATCGTATATGAAAGAAGTGCATCGAATCGGGATTATTGATGATAATTTGGGCTGGAGGAGAGAGAGACAGCACCTTCCGACGTTGCCGGGAAAGTTGGTCCTAAAACGCCGTAGGGTGTGAGAGTTTTCTGGGTACCCGCGGAACGTAAGACTTTGCCGGGAACGTTGGTTCCAAAACGCCGTAGGGTGTGTAAGCTTTCAGGGTATACACGCACGGAACACTAGAACCCATACTTCAACAGACAGAAAGAGCCAGAAAGCGATGGCGATGTTCCACAGATTCCTTTTGCTGACACTTGCAGGTGAGGTTATTGCactttctttctttaaaaaaattaaaacaactgaAGATCTTGGCAAATTATAGCATTTATCTGAGTGAGTTTGGATGCGTACCCTCAACAAGCCATTTTGTAGTTTGAAATACAAGCAGGTGCAGGAGTTGTATTTCAGTATGTACGTACACAGTCGCTTGACATAGCTAGATGTAGGTTTATTTATAGTCTTCACAACATGGACAAAGTCTTTGCAAATGATCTTCCTTCACTAAAAAGCTAAAATTGCACAAAATACATTACATAGCAGAacaggcattttttttttgtattctctGCAAATGCAGCCAGACAAAataccacacacacaaaaagtgggaaaaaatacaacaactaCCAAACACCCAACACACcatcaaacaaaccaacaaaatcCAACTCAAAAACCTTTAAAGAGGCAGATCGTTAAACGTCAATATTCTAATCCCCAAttgggttttaaaggcagtggacacatttggtaaattactcataataattattatcataaaacctttcttggtaacgagtaatggggagaggttgatagtataaaacattgtgtgaaacagctccatctgaagtgacgtagttttcgaaacaaaagtaattttccacaaatttgatttcgagacctcaagtttagaatttgaagtatcgaaatcaggcatctgaaagcacacaacttcgtgtgactatggtgtgacaaggctgtattttctttcattaatatctcgcaacttcgatgaccgattgagctcaaattttcacaggtttattttatgcacatgttgagacacaccaactgtgaagactatcttttgacaattaccagtagtgtccactgtctttaatattcAATAGATCAACGTCTAAACGACTTTGGTTACAGCTATATACTGCTACTGCTTTAGGAACCGAATTTCCGGGggtacagaatctcctgccacaacgGCACGTtaaatccggaggtcgtttgttcgagtcccactctagccaattttgtctttgtttgaaggcagtggacactattggtaattactcaaaaaaattatttggtaacgattaatggggagaggttgatggtataaaacgttgtaaGAAACAACTCCatttgaagtagtgtagttttcgggaatttgatttcgaaaccttagatttagaatttgaggtatcgaaatcaggcattatgaaagcacacaacttcgtgtgacaaggtttttttctttcattattatctcgcaagatcgacgtccgattgagctcaaattttcacaggtttgttatttaatgcatatattgagatacaccaagtgagaagactggtctttggcaattatcaatagtgtccagtgtctttaactctaAATCATTTTAATTTCCTTTAACACAGGAGCAGTTTCCATGGTATCCGGGGAGGGATGCCAAGCGCCTCCAACGAAGTTTGGTACGACCCACGATGGGGGTGACACTCTAGTGTTTACGACGGGTCAAACTGTCCAGTACACGTGTAGCTTAGGCCATTTCGCGGTGGGATCTACGACCAGAATATGTCAGGAGGACGGCGTATGGACAGAGACTGATGACATCTGTCGAATCGGTGAGGGcgcttttcttgtttttgtttttttgtggatattctggggtggattttacaaagagtgcgagtcttatctcaagttactcgtccaaacCTGTTCCGTTTATAATGTATTCAAGTGTTTTAATTCAAACACGGATACAAATTAATAAGGTACGGCTAGGACTCCATCATCAAATTTCGAAGCAGATCGCTTTTTAGATtgtgctttaaagggtctatgtactttttgtagaaccaaaaaaaaaaaccacaatgtctacagatttacattaaactttcacagtttgaagataatgatggtagaaatgttcccttaaaatatttttttattacttgctgaggtgctgtagtttttgagaaaaatgagtaaaacagtgtcatgaaaataattttcgtctcagtgatcatgagacgaaaattattttggcatgtaaaaacgtattttcatgacattgttttactcatttctcaaaaactacagcacctcagcaactaattaTATTAAGGtacactttctactatcattatcttcaagtggtgtaagtttgatgtaaatctgtggacattgtgttttgtgttacaaaaagtacccaaatcaatTAAAGGATTTGTATAGGCCTATCGTTTTGTGTGGTTGACTCTGAAGAAGAATGGCACTACTAACTTATTAAGTAGCAATCAGCAGCCCTTTTTATGATAGTATTTAATGCACTTTGAAAACTTTTCACTTTGAAACGCTgcgttaaggcccggtcacacaggccccgataacgagaacgaaaacgagaacgataaaaatgcacgctcgcgattggttgaattgctccacgtagaatacgcccacgctcattcaaccaatcgagagcgtgcatttttatcgttatcgttttcgttctcgttatcggggcctgtgtgaccgggcctttactggaaaaaatatcacttttccccaaaaaacttgaatctgagaagtgttactgacagtaacgtttcttagAATGTGAATTCTCTTTCCAAATTATTCTTTTATGCGTGGGTAAATCAGCTCAAGATTTTcgacaatatctcaaaaacgcgaccacttttttgaaaatgaaattggttgACAGGTAAGTTTTATGGGTTATCTGTACAATTTTAGGATTAAAACAGACAATGGTTTCTAAATACAAtccatttaagatcaaacacaGAGACCGCAGCCGACGgctattatgccaacattcatgAAGTCCTTATTTCACCGAAGATTATGTTCTCATAGTGAAGCGGCAAAAAAGTGACTCACTAGTCATGAGAACCGACAGTTTGGTATTGAAAGCATTATAGCACCGGcctgttttctttttccttctGTGGCTGGAAGCTTGTGAATCAGAACAATGCTGAACGTATTGGTTTAAAGTCTACGGTGCCACAGGGATACCAACTTTGTGGACGGCGTAGAGAATGCTCACTCTGCTGCTTCATGTTGTGACCCAGATTTAGTAGACTTGTTATTGAAATGCTTTGACAAAGATAAACTATCCAGCACTGCTTTCGATAAGTAACACTATTTTCTAAAAATCTCTCACTACTCGTTCAAGTATACATTCTTTGAATCAATGAAAGGTATGGTTTACagacactgggcacctttggtaattgtcaaagaccagtcttctcactttgtgtatctcaacatatgcacaaaataacaaacctgtgaaaatttgaactcagttggtcgtcaaagttgcgagataattatggaagaaaaaacacccttgtcacacgaagttgtgtgctttcagatgcttgatttcgggacctcaaaatctaattctgaggtctcgaaatcatattcaaatatttatgTGAGacactacttctttctcaaaaactactttacttcagagggagcggtttctcacaatgttttataatatcattaACTCCCCACTACAAATATTAATGTTGCGCTAAGAACCCAATGAAATGTGTGCCCTACAGTGGTGTTAccaaaagttaaaggcagtggatactattggtaataagCCATTTCGGAATGCCTGTTGCTGCTGACAACGGATTTTGCCTATCTCccgtaaccttttgacaatacccgctggtattattgtcaaaaggttattgGAGATAGACAAcatgcgttgtcagcagtaacagacatgcgcagctggaactccgaagtggctgattaaaatactcaaaataattattagcataaaacctttcttggttacgagtaatggggagaggttgatggtataaaacattctgagaaacggctctctctgaagtgccatagttttcgagaaagaagaaattcgaatttgatttcaagacggtctcgaaatcaaccatctaaacgcacacaacttggtgtgacaagggtgttttttctttcattcttatctcgcaagttcgatgaccgattgagctcaaattttcacaggtttgttattttatgcatatgtcgagaaacaccaattgtgaaggctagtctttgacatttaccaatcaTGTACACCCACCTGGTGACAACAGCTTTAATTATTCTTACTTAAAGGTCAAATGCTTGGTTTTCAAACTGGGCTGTTACACATAGAAATCTGTAGACTTATTAACAGTTTTGGATATTGTTGGCAAACTTGAAAGTTTCATCCAGAGCACCtgacccagaaaaaaaaaccacagtaCCGTATCATTGTCACGCAGCGTCCACACCGTGACACCTTTAtgctacattttttttcttttcagtttctCAAAATACACATCAATGCGTGACGGTGGTTTCAGTCGATAGACGCCTATGATAAATAAAGGGCAAAAtatcaaaatgattttttgtaaatttctttttcaataGCTATCATAATATTGTTGTTTAACGTTGTGGTTACGTGCACAAGTATCCATGACATTTCCTCCTCGTTGTTATGCTTCACGTACACTACCAATGCTCAACAATTTacgatacccccccccccccacacacaccccCAAACACCCCATGTTTTACCGTATAATTTTAAGCAAAGTGTGTCAAGGGAAGTTTCCACATGAACCACATTCTTCTAGAATaagtgcaaatctgtgaacgttGAACCAAAAGTTGTACCAGCCTTTAATGTGAATTACATGAAGCACAAGTTCCATAAACATTCCCGCCTTTGTTTGACGGCCCAAAAGTGTGAAATAATGTTGAAACAAGCATCAAATTGGTATTATAACACATTATATTCAGATCGTCATAGGCAGTCAGTCAAGGTTAACATAacgtactttttttttaagtttcaacAATAGCCAAAAACATGCATTGTATTTTGAAACTTAAAAAAAGTGTGAAGCTCTGACACAGAAAACCACTTCACAATGGATTCAGTTTTAAgcttgaatttgaggtcttctGACTCGATCGGCTGAacgattattaaaaaaatattttgggaGGTTTTTGTTGTAAATCTGATGTTATAAAAGAATCGTGGTGCGTCACGAGGGGGTGCCCAGCTTAAAGAATACTCGGGAGGAAAACTACGGGGAGGGGATTTAAATGTGAATCACAGTACAATACGTATTAGGTATTTTACTTGTGTGTAGTCTCCCACACACAGTGATACATTTATGGTGTGTCACGAGGGGTGTACACCTTAAAAAATACCCGGGAGAAAACGtgggatttttgtttttcactttAGAGCTTATAAGAGAGTTTGTGAGTGGTTTTGACAAAATGAAGGCCACTATAATATCAAGaagattttcaattttcaattgttgGACATCGCACAGACTGCAAGGTTACCCAGGAACTGTCTACTATGAATGGTACTTGGAAATTGAAACGGGCATTTTTCCGACCAAGTGCAATGTACAAGGTACCCAGACTGAAGTATGAAATACTTTGGTGGcgcggttggcttgtgcgtaaagcgctcgcctcttaccagaaggtgaccccggttcgattcccggtcggggccatgtAAGTttagttgtgcgttggttctctgctgtgccacgagggttttccagactatccggttttcctccttcaggaaaaaaattaaacactttcggtcttggctgtgctccgtggtcataatgggttgatgtggctggcagccaaaggcccccttgcatgcctgcttctcgaacacgttgtagccgcgtccttcgcaattcagctctagctacgagtaaggacgattagccccccaaattattataactatacattatcttgattcaaatatCTTGAGTTCTGCAACAGAAGAAATGTTGTGAACCAAAAAAAGAGATTGTATAACAGCCCTTGTCTGTTTTAACTGGTGTTACTGTATGCGAATTATTTGAACTATACCCTCTTTGGGATCGAATAAAGATAAATTGAACAAAGTAATGAACATCAGGTGCAGAAGTGACAAAATTGCCAATGTTGTACCTTTTATTGATTCACAGAGAGTAAGAACAGAGttttaaacatttcaaattCTGCTTATCTTGAACCAGCTAGAGTGAAACCAGTAGCAGTAGataatgaaagtttttttttcccaaaaccgCAATCATGTAAAGATTTCCAATTTTTGTCAAGCAGCAGTCCAATGATGAtttacaaaattacattatAGCAATACAATGAACGCTTTGAccaagtttaattttgtttcgttTCTCCAGATGTAGCATCATTATCGCTGGCGTGTATCGGTGGTATTGCAGCCGTTTTCATTTTCTTCGCACTTTCCTGTTGGCTGGTAACAAGGTAGGCCTGAAAAATCAACTTTAAGTTAGCCcaattttaaagggtctgggtacttttatgtttacaatgtccacagatttacattaaactttaacaGATTGAAGGTAAGAATAACAGAAAGCCTCCCTTAAAAAatacttgctgatgtgctgtagttttgaaacAATATTGAAACGGCGTCATATTTCCAAAAACTCGACAGCTTTTCAACTATAAATACTTTCCCCAGAAAAGTGGAGTTTTCAtgagacgctaggtggcagcaaacttactAGATTAGTCCATTCTCAGAACTGCGTATATTAAAGTTCACTTAGTATGAATGCTGCACCTAGCCTCCCAAAATGGTCAGTTTGTATAAAACAAGTTTCACGTTCACGAAGTTAATGAGTTTTGAGCTTAAAAAAACAGTCAACAACATCTGACAATTTACAATGCTACAAAAATTATTGCAGCAATGTTCGTCTGTCATTCACTCTTGATCTTATAATAGCCAAAGGGAGGCTGGACGGGTACAAATTAGTCTGGCTCGCACTCCTTAGTTAACTGGattctggtattttttttattattgttaattaaCACACGCAATCTCACACGCAATGGTGGAAAACAAGAGTGGAATAACCTGCTGAAACACCCTTCTAAAGTACAACATTGCCTACTTTCCCAATTGTCCTGCATTTTTGTATACCCGGCGGAATTGAAATTTCCAGCCTGTCAAAGAGAATGTTTTTACATCGGCGCTATGTACGTTTACCGTTTGGGGAGTAGGGGGCTTAAAGCCTGTATTCAATAGTGTCAAGAAAACCTCATCAAAAATGGGGTTTCAGGGAAAGTCTATCAAAGGTTTTTGTTGAGAACTTGTTTTGAAGACCTGTCAGTCACTTAACTTAAAGGTTGCACATACGCAAATCATCAGTCATTGTATGTGATAATTGGTAATAATGTTATAGACATTTTGCGGACTTGAAATTGAACTCTCCCCGAACGGTTTGCCATCATTCTTAGTTGGCACAAAATCATGACCAACAAGgacaaagtttgtttgtttccaGTACTTTAGACGAGTTTAACACAATTTGAACAGTCAGTCGCCATATATGAGAAAAGGCATGacaaaactttcaaaaacattttaccCTAACTCTAGGCTTGGAACAAAATGGTCTGATGCCTTTTATCTAGAATATAAATCAGTTTGTGGTGATTGTTGTTGcgtattataaaaaaaaaaaaaaaaaacatttgcaaagattgttttggggaaaaaaggttCACAAAGACATACATCCAGATCATTCTGATAACCAGGGTCcaagagttgcttaagcaggaaacaagaatcatgctaagcagaaaagagCAGGATAAACAAATACAAGTCTCAAATGTACCTTGTACACGGCAAGTGGTATCTTCTGGTGAGCGCATTAGGTGTTATGctttgctactttttgtgcttaagtagctccATGAAATGGACCCAGAAAATGTTGGATCGAatgttcaacccccccccccccccccacaaaaaaaaaaaaaaaataaaataaaaaaaaaataaacttatgATAAAGTAGTCTACCCTTGCGGCTTCAGTAACCATCATTTGCATAACCATGGTTTAGTTTAAATTCTAAACCCATGATCGAAAAATACCCAAGATTGAAAAGCCCCAGGTGTAAATGTGATCAGTTGTCCACACACTAAAAACGATTCCCCgtagaaataaaaaaagaaaagaaaaaaaaacctttataaATCCAtgaataaagaaacaaacacaaagggAGGAATGCCTGGCTAGACGCACTTCATTAACCGTGCACCCAGTCGCCATTGTTGAATTTTTCTGGGTTGGGCTTTGCTTTTCAAAATCACTGAGTTAAAGGTAGGTCTACCGTGTATATTTTGAACTCACAAATAAACTAGTTTTTCTATTATTTGTCCTGTTAAACTTATTAAATTCTTTAATATTGGACATAACAATTTTACGTTAGTGACATCTTACCCAAATATCACagagctgtttagcagaaaatgttgcttaacaaatGTCTTTAATGAGCTAGAAATGTGTGGGACATTGGTGCTATCATAATATAAACCTTAATAAACActctggtaacctatttctgctaagcaatttgtgcttagcaagatgTGTGCTTACGGGCTTTATGAAGTTATAGGCCCATGATGACGGTGGAAATGGGTACTGTCTCAATTCGCCATTGGatgattgttgtttttatggGCACCGcggtttttaaaagttgaattcTAATTTGAATCAAAATCAAACGATCACCACGGAAACTTCCAAACACTCGCCTGCAGGCACCCTATAAACAACCTCCTTtgtgacctctaggtgagggcgccctaccgAATTGACTTTATGTGCATTAGGTCTAttccattgatctccattatactgtataatggagatcaatggtctaTTCTCTCTTCTGCtcaattattattcaattgagTGAAAACACAAACCGTAAACCTACTGTAGTTCAATTAAATCACTTTTCCCTTTTCAGGAGAAGCCGCGCCAAACGCCGAGCTGAACGCAGGCTCACAATCCAGCGAGAGAAGAATAAACAGAACGTCAACGGAGGTCTGAATGGCCCTGCCGCAGTGCCAGAGGGCGCTTACAACACCCGGAAAAGCCAGATCACAGAGCGTAGTGACTCCGGTCTTCAGACGGA contains the following coding sequences:
- the LOC139952421 gene encoding uncharacterized protein isoform X1, with protein sequence MAMFHRFLLLTLAGAVSMVSGEGCQAPPTKFGTTHDGGDTLVFTTGQTVQYTCSLGHFAVGSTTRICQEDGVWTETDDICRIDVASLSLACIGGIAAVFIFFALSCWLVTRRSRAKRRAERRLTIQREKNKQNVNGGLNGPAAVPEGAYNTRKSQITERSDSGLQTDLDLEDANLNDFDDTIDSPTDNRSAHTSDFQMSVDDEIEG
- the LOC139952421 gene encoding uncharacterized protein isoform X2 — its product is MAMFHRFLLLTLAVSMVSGEGCQAPPTKFGTTHDGGDTLVFTTGQTVQYTCSLGHFAVGSTTRICQEDGVWTETDDICRIDVASLSLACIGGIAAVFIFFALSCWLVTRRSRAKRRAERRLTIQREKNKQNVNGGLNGPAAVPEGAYNTRKSQITERSDSGLQTDLDLEDANLNDFDDTIDSPTDNRSAHTSDFQMSVDDEIEG